A region of the Muricauda sp. MAR_2010_75 genome:
CATTACCCCTTTTCATGTTGCCATCCCCGTTCATAATTTGGATGAATGCCGCGTTTTTTACCGAGATGTTCTGGAATGCGAAGAAGGACGGAGCAGCGACCATTGGGTGGATTTTGATTTCTTTGGACATCAATTGGTGATTCATTACAAACCCAAATCCGAAGAAGCCTTGCACACCAACCCCGTGGATGGCAAAAATGTACCTGTTCCCCATTATGGTGTGGTTTTGGAGTGGGATACCTTTCAATCTTTTTCCAAAAAAATGGAGGACAAAGGAATTGATTTTGTCATTGCACCCTACATTCGGTTTAAAGGGGAGCCTGGGGAGCAAGCCACCATGTTCTTTCTAGATCCCGCTGGAAATGCCCTTGAATTTAAGGCATTTAAGGATATGGGGCA
Encoded here:
- a CDS encoding VOC family protein is translated as MQNITPFHVAIPVHNLDECRVFYRDVLECEEGRSSDHWVDFDFFGHQLVIHYKPKSEEALHTNPVDGKNVPVPHYGVVLEWDTFQSFSKKMEDKGIDFVIAPYIRFKGEPGEQATMFFLDPAGNALEFKAFKDMGQLFAK